Sequence from the Maribellus comscasis genome:
AGAATTTTTTGTTGGGAATTTTGTTATTACAAATGGAAATTTTGAGTTTATAAATACAAATGACACAAGTCGTTTTTCAAGAATTGAAATTGAATTTATTAATCTTTCACTTAACCGAGATGAACAATATGTTTTCAAAAACTTTTCTTTCGACCACTTATCAGGCAACATAGAAGAATGGTCGGTTCCCTTATCAAACAATTTATATACTGTTGTTGGCTGTGAACTGGAATTTGGTACTTCAAAAAACATTCAGATAGGGCAGTTGCATTTAAGTACTAACTATCCAAAATATGAAGTAGGCCACAAAACCGGCGTAGAAACCGATTGGTTTGATTTTGATTTGCAGGATATTAAAATAAGTGGATTTGAAATGCAGAAGTTACTGGAAAACCGTGGTTTTATTGCCAACAATGTTTCGCTGGGAAAAGTGAAAGGCTTTGCCTTTCGCGACAAAAGGCTGCCGCGTGGAAATAAACCCGACACGAAGCTTCCGATGCAAGCGTTGGACGAGCTGAAATTACCCCTACAAATCGATTCGCTTTCATTTGAAAATGCCTACATAAAATATGAAGAACATGCAGTGGGTGCAGATGAAGCGGGAACCGTATTTTTTTCTGGGCTTAGCGCAAAAGCCTATCAGATAAGTAATATCCGTAAATTGATTCTTCTTCCAACAACTATTTCAGTGAGCGGAAAGCTAATGGGCAAAGCTCATATGGATGCATACTTCGTAATACCAAATAAAAAGTATCCTGGCGAATATGAGGTGAAAGGAAAGCTTGAACCAACTGCTTTTGGAATTATCAACCCGATTGTAAATGAAAATCTAGCGGCCGATATAAAAAGCGGTTACATACACGAGCTTAATTTCGATTTTCATTACAACAACGATTTGTCGGAGGGTGCATTAACCATCCAGTATTCCGATTTAAAAATTGATCTTCTGAACCGCAGAAACGATTCGGCAAAACCAGTTCAGTCGGTATTTTTTAACGGGCTGATTCTAAAAAAGGATAATCTTAAAAACAAAAAGGTTTACCGCGAAGGCACCATTCATTTTTCCCGTGATAAAAAGAAATCGTTATTTAACTACTGGTGGAAATCGCTTTACTCTGGTATAAAATCAGTCGCGGTTCCAAAACCTTTGTTATAACACAGTTGTGTAGAGAACAAAAGTGTAGAAAAAATTCCCTGAGCCCCACACAGAAATCCACAATAAAAATAAAATGAATTTATGTAAGTGTCAATATATTAGTTGTTTGAGTTTTGTGTTGAACTTTGGAATGATTTTGTCATAATAAATAGTACAGTTAGTAGAAAAATAAGTTTAATAATAAAAATTAAGATTATGGACAAATTAGTTGTAAAAGGAAAATGGAATGTTATAAAAGGAAAACTGAAACAAAAGTATGGCGAACTGACAGATGATGACCTTACCTATGTCGAAGGGAAAGAAGATGAATTGCTCGGACGTATACAAGAGCGAACCGGCAAAGCCAGGGAAGAATTAATCGAAGAAATCAAAAACTTATAAGCCATGAGATCACTACTTTATATCATTGCAGTAATACTGGTTATAGGCTGGTTATTTGGGTTCTTTGTGTACTCGGTTGGAGGTTTAATTCATATTCTCCTTGTTCTGGCGGTAATTTCAATTTTGATTTCGTTAATCCGGGGGAGGTGACATGGGCATAAAAATAATACACGGTAAAATTAAAACAGGCACTTTTAAAGGTCTGTTTTTTTTATGCTCTGAAATCTCGATATAATTCTATTTGAATGTTTGCAGCCTTTCGTAATAAGCTATTTTATAGTTATCTTTTAGATAAGGCAAATAAAAGTTTTTGCTGTATATTATTGAGGTGAATCAAACTCCAAAAAGGAAATTTTTATTTGTCGACAGAGCTTATTTTGAAAGGTTCGGCAAATTTGAGTGGTTTGTTTTTGTGGTTTTTGAATTGAGAATACTGGTAACTTAATTCTATACCAAAGTAGAAGATCAATGAAACGTAGTAAATCCAAACCAAGATGACGACAAAGGAACTTGCAGCACCGTAAATCGCACCTAACTGGCTTTTCCCAATAATAATGCTGATCAGGTATTTTCCTATAAAGAACAGGATAGAAGTTATAACGGCAGAAAACCAACTGGCTGTCCATCTAACAGATACATCGGGTAAAAAGCGAAATATTAAAGCAAATACGGCCGTGGTTATTACCAGCGACAATGCCACTTTTAAAACATTAATCAGCACAACAAATTCGGGGTTAAAATGCATCGATATCCAATCCTGGAACAAACTTATTGAAGCGTCAATTATCAGCGAAATCAGTAGCACAAGTCCAAGGCTCAGAATCAATCCAAAAGAAAACAAACGGTCTTTCAGAAATTTTAAAACATTTAATTTCAATTTCGATTTAACCCTTATCCTCCAGATATAATTAATTGAATTCTGCATGATGCTGAATAAAGTGGTAGCAGAAATTAAAAATACGACACCACCAATTAGTGCTCCTATTCCGCCTTTTTCACTTATACTATAGTTATCAATAGCCGATTGGAGGAGCTTGCTGCTCTCGCCGCCTATAAGTTGTGCCAGTTCATTAAACAGTTTTGTACGAATAACTGCATCATTAGTAAAAACGCCAAAAACAGCAATAATTATAATGAGTATCGGAGCAATCAAAAAAATAGTAAAATAAGCTGTGGTTGCAGCCATCCCAATCAGATTATTTGTGCGGAAATTTTTGAATGCGTTAAGAATTATTTTAAGGTGGTTTTTGACTCCAGTTACCATTTTAGTTTTTACTATTTCTTTTATTGAACATTTTGATTTTATGTTTCTCCATACCTCGGTCACTAATCAAAAATGCGTACGGTTTTAAATTTTCAATATTTCGCATAATTACTTTTACCGTTGCCAACACAGGCACTACTACGAGCATCCCGGCAATTCCCCAAACCATATTAGCAAAAAGCAAACTCAGAATAATAGCCAGTGGATTTATTTTTATACTGTTACCCACTATGTTAGGCGTTAACAGGTTATTTTCGATAAACTGAATAACCACAAATAGCGCAGCTATTTTTAGCATCGGCGCAAACGGATTTGGGTCAATGAAAAATACATAGGCAAATGGGATAAATCCGCCAAGAAACGTTCCTGCGTAGGGAATAAGATTTAGGAAGGCTGCAAGCACTCCGAATACTAACGCATGTTTAATCCCAATTATAAAAAGTCCCAGCGAATTTAATACAGCCAAAATCGTAACCACCAAAAACAACCCTCCAAGATATTTGGTGGTAACGGTTGATATTTCGCGAAGGATGTGCAATGTTGTGGGACGTTTTTCTCTCGGGGTTATTCTGAAAATGAAACGCGCGGTTTTGGTCCTGTAAAATAGTAGGAAGAAAACAAAAACCGGTAAAATTCCGATCTGAAACAGCGTTGTTGTAGTTGCTGAAAAAAAAGTTCCTATTTCCGATTGCCACGAACTGGCAATATTGTCTAGGGCTTCGTCTACATAATAATCGGCTGTAGATCCGTTAATTCCCAGCTTTTCTTTTACAATATGTTGTACTGAAATGCTTTTGTCGTCAAGTTGTTCTTTTACCTCGTCAAAATCAATCGATATGTTCGAAGCCCGTAACGACAAAAGAAATGTACTTACGCCAATCAGCACGATAACCGTAAACAACACCATAAGAATAGAAATTGCCCGGTTAACTCCGCGGCGTTCGATTCCCCAAACCAGCGGGTACATTAAATACGAAAGAAACATGGCAACAACCAGTGGTATCAGAACATTTTTTACCAGTATAATAAAGACCAATAAAAGAGCAATGATGAAGAGGGATAGACCCGTTTTTATTAATCCGGTTGTTTTCATGTTTTTCAAATTATTTGTTATACATATTGTAATAATTGTGCCACTTCTTGTTGCGCGGCTTTTTCGCAGATCTCGTTCATCAGGGTAAGCTTATTTTTTCGATTGAAGAATCAATTTCTGGCAGGGTATTTTCGCTCTTGTAT
This genomic interval carries:
- a CDS encoding YihY/virulence factor BrkB family protein, with the translated sequence MVTGVKNHLKIILNAFKNFRTNNLIGMAATTAYFTIFLIAPILIIIIAVFGVFTNDAVIRTKLFNELAQLIGGESSKLLQSAIDNYSISEKGGIGALIGGVVFLISATTLFSIMQNSINYIWRIRVKSKLKLNVLKFLKDRLFSFGLILSLGLVLLISLIIDASISLFQDWISMHFNPEFVVLINVLKVALSLVITTAVFALIFRFLPDVSVRWTASWFSAVITSILFFIGKYLISIIIGKSQLGAIYGAASSFVVILVWIYYVSLIFYFGIELSYQYSQFKNHKNKPLKFAEPFKISSVDK
- a CDS encoding CsbD family protein, which codes for MDKLVVKGKWNVIKGKLKQKYGELTDDDLTYVEGKEDELLGRIQERTGKAREELIEEIKNL
- a CDS encoding AI-2E family transporter — protein: MKTTGLIKTGLSLFIIALLLVFIILVKNVLIPLVVAMFLSYLMYPLVWGIERRGVNRAISILMVLFTVIVLIGVSTFLLSLRASNISIDFDEVKEQLDDKSISVQHIVKEKLGINGSTADYYVDEALDNIASSWQSEIGTFFSATTTTLFQIGILPVFVFFLLFYRTKTARFIFRITPREKRPTTLHILREISTVTTKYLGGLFLVVTILAVLNSLGLFIIGIKHALVFGVLAAFLNLIPYAGTFLGGFIPFAYVFFIDPNPFAPMLKIAALFVVIQFIENNLLTPNIVGNSIKINPLAIILSLLFANMVWGIAGMLVVVPVLATVKVIMRNIENLKPYAFLISDRGMEKHKIKMFNKRNSKN
- a CDS encoding lmo0937 family membrane protein, with the translated sequence MRSLLYIIAVILVIGWLFGFFVYSVGGLIHILLVLAVISILISLIRGR